The Edaphobacter sp. 12200R-103 genome contains a region encoding:
- the murJ gene encoding murein biosynthesis integral membrane protein MurJ has product MPPPRGKGFLARSSAMAVASGILMSRVLGLVRDRVFAHYLGNSAVADAFRAAFRIPNFLQNLFGEGVLSASFIPVYARLRAEEKHQEASELAEAIFAILLLVTSVLVLLGVFAAPFLIDIIAPGFHGEKRELTIRLVRILFPGAALLVFYAWCLGVLNSHRKFLLSYTAPVVWNITIIAAFLWDNGRQGQVHLAVVIAVASVIGSGLQFVILLPSVLNLLRPLVLRLRMRDDSARTVIRNFFPVFLGRGVVQVSAFLDSMLASFLPTSAVSALAYAQTLNSLPISLFGMAVSAAELPAMSSALGTTEEIAGVLRQRLAQGLQNIAFFVIPSAVAFLVLGDVIVAAIYRTGQFGSRDVTLVWSVLAGSAVGLLASTSGRLYSSAFYALRDTRTPLNFAVVRVILTVALGYLFALPLPRWLGVDRLWGVAGLTFSAGIAGWVEFSLLRRALHKRIGEVPPQISRTLRLWGAAFVAAAAGYGAKVALPLHAGHYTALLVGAVVLPLFGVLYLGLVHLMGIGTPASLQRLLRRG; this is encoded by the coding sequence TTGCCCCCGCCTCGCGGGAAGGGTTTTCTGGCCCGCTCTTCTGCCATGGCGGTGGCAAGCGGCATCCTGATGAGCCGTGTGCTGGGGCTGGTACGGGACCGTGTCTTTGCGCATTATCTTGGCAACTCCGCCGTGGCCGATGCCTTTCGCGCGGCGTTCCGGATTCCGAATTTTCTGCAGAACCTCTTTGGCGAAGGCGTGTTGTCGGCCTCGTTTATCCCGGTGTATGCGCGGCTGCGCGCCGAGGAGAAGCACCAGGAGGCCTCCGAGCTGGCGGAGGCGATCTTCGCCATCCTGCTGCTGGTCACGTCCGTCCTGGTGCTGCTGGGGGTCTTCGCGGCGCCGTTCCTGATCGACATCATCGCCCCCGGATTCCATGGCGAGAAGCGTGAGCTGACCATCCGGCTGGTGCGGATTCTCTTTCCCGGCGCAGCGCTGCTGGTCTTCTATGCGTGGTGTCTTGGCGTCCTGAACAGCCATCGCAAGTTTCTGCTGTCGTACACGGCTCCCGTGGTGTGGAACATCACCATCATCGCGGCGTTTCTGTGGGATAACGGGCGACAGGGGCAGGTGCACCTTGCCGTGGTGATCGCGGTGGCTTCGGTGATCGGCAGCGGCCTGCAGTTTGTCATTCTTCTGCCGTCGGTCCTGAACCTGCTGCGTCCTCTGGTGCTGCGTTTGCGCATGCGCGACGATTCGGCGCGGACGGTCATCCGCAACTTCTTTCCCGTCTTCCTGGGGCGCGGCGTCGTGCAGGTGAGCGCCTTTCTGGACTCGATGCTGGCGAGCTTTCTGCCGACGAGCGCGGTGTCAGCGCTGGCCTATGCGCAGACGCTCAACTCCCTTCCCATCAGCCTGTTCGGCATGGCGGTTTCGGCGGCGGAGCTTCCAGCGATGTCGAGCGCGCTGGGCACTACGGAGGAGATTGCCGGTGTGCTGCGTCAGCGGCTGGCGCAGGGCCTGCAGAACATCGCCTTCTTTGTCATCCCTTCGGCGGTCGCGTTCCTGGTGCTGGGCGATGTGATCGTGGCGGCGATCTACAGGACGGGGCAGTTCGGGTCGCGGGACGTCACGCTGGTGTGGAGTGTGCTGGCGGGCTCGGCGGTGGGGCTGCTGGCATCGACCTCGGGAAGGCTTTATTCGTCGGCGTTCTATGCTCTGCGCGACACGCGAACGCCGCTGAACTTCGCGGTGGTTCGCGTGATCCTGACGGTGGCGCTGGGATACCTGTTTGCGTTGCCTCTGCCGCGCTGGCTGGGAGTGGATCGGCTGTGGGGCGTGGCCGGACTTACGTTTTCGGCGGGAATTGCGGGGTGGGTGGAGTTCTCGCTGCTGCGCCGGGCGCTGCATAAGCGGATCGGCGAGGTCCCTCCGCAGATCTCGCGCACGTTGCGGCTGTGGGGCGCGGCGTTTGTGGCGGCTGCGGCGGGTTATGGAGCGAAGGTGGCACTCCCCCTTCATGCCGGGCACTACACGGCGCTGCTCGTGGGGGCGGTGGTGCTTCCGTTGTTCGGCGTGCTGTACCTGGGGCTGGTGCACCTGATGGGGATCGGAACACCGGCCAGCCTGCAGCGGCTGCTGCGCCGCGGATGA
- a CDS encoding class I SAM-dependent methyltransferase, which translates to MEAARPSRTALRVAMRRAAHQIYDAAPLVFSDPIAVPILGAEYLPEIERTRFKLHKPHSVALRAHMIVRSRYAEDLLAKAVANGVSQYVLLGAGLDTFAYRNPFAQLHVFEVDHPATQQWKRDLLSASGIEVPSSLTYIPVDFEHQQLATQLAAAGFDRTRPAFFAWLGVVPYLTHAAFRSTLALMASCASGSGIVMDYGQPRSALPYLEQLAHDSLSSRVQLVGEPFQLFFTPHQMATELSGFHNLEDLGSNELNARYFSGRSDNLMLMGSAGRLVSAWR; encoded by the coding sequence ATGGAAGCCGCACGCCCATCCCGCACCGCCCTCCGAGTCGCCATGCGCCGCGCCGCGCACCAGATCTACGACGCCGCGCCGCTCGTCTTCTCCGACCCGATTGCTGTCCCCATCCTCGGGGCCGAATACCTCCCCGAGATCGAGCGCACCCGCTTCAAGCTCCACAAGCCCCACTCCGTCGCGCTGCGCGCCCACATGATCGTCCGCAGCCGCTACGCCGAAGACCTGCTCGCGAAGGCTGTTGCGAACGGCGTCAGCCAGTACGTCCTGCTCGGTGCCGGACTCGACACCTTCGCCTACCGCAATCCTTTCGCACAGCTTCACGTCTTCGAGGTCGATCATCCCGCCACGCAGCAGTGGAAGCGCGACCTGCTCAGCGCCAGCGGAATCGAAGTCCCTTCCAGCCTGACCTATATCCCCGTGGACTTCGAACACCAGCAGCTCGCCACCCAGCTCGCCGCAGCCGGATTCGACCGCACGCGTCCAGCCTTCTTCGCCTGGCTTGGAGTCGTCCCCTACCTCACGCACGCTGCCTTCCGCTCCACCCTCGCGCTCATGGCGTCCTGTGCATCCGGCAGCGGCATCGTCATGGACTACGGACAGCCCCGCTCGGCCCTCCCGTACCTCGAACAGCTCGCACACGACTCGCTCTCCTCACGCGTGCAGCTGGTCGGCGAACCCTTCCAGCTCTTTTTCACCCCGCACCAGATGGCCACAGAGCTCTCCGGCTTCCACAACCTCGAAGATCTGGGATCAAACGAGCTCAACGCCCGCTACTTCAGCGGCCGCAGCGACAACCTGATGCTGATGGGAAGCGCGGGCCGCCTCGTCAGCGCATGGCGGTGA
- the thrS gene encoding threonine--tRNA ligase: MSEQSIKVQLPDGSVREVPRGTTPYEIATSISPRLAAAVVVARIRPLTTVTTAAATGDEESSEAAMYGGSEAGERLVDLTAPLNEDIALELLKENDEASLKVVRHSAAHVMATAILELFPETKLGHGPATDSGFFYDVYRETPFTEADLAAIEAKMAEVVARDEKFVREHEPREKGLEEYRQHGDFMKVHFIEKFTKPGEEISLYKNGNFTDFCRGPHVPSTGRVKAFKVTSVAGAYWLGDEKNQQLQRVYGTAFFNGKDMEAHFKRLEEIKARDHRVLGKQLDLFSIQEVAGAGLIFWHPKGGLIRKTMEDWMRDECIRRGYDMVFTPHIMRRELWKISGHEGFYSQNMYPPMELDDAEYRLKPMNCPGHILIYKNSPKSYRDLPQRYAELGNVYRYERSGTMHGLLRVRGFTQDDAHIFCTPEQIESEIAACVEFADEVLKAFGFVEFKVELSTWDPKDTKSYVGSADHWEMAVGSLKKVLDAKQIPYREIPGEAAFYGPKIDIKLVDVLGRLWQLSTVQFDFNLPQRFELEYTGEDGEKHRPVMVHRALFGSVERFFGVLIEHYAGAFPMWLAPVQVGIVPISEKHLEYAQKVKQQLEAAGLRVEVDARNEKMNAKIREFTMQKVPFVLVMGDKEAAADAVSVRTRGKGDEGSVPLAAFIERAKGLVASRGTAL, translated from the coding sequence ATGAGTGAACAGAGTATTAAGGTCCAGCTTCCTGATGGTTCCGTGCGCGAGGTACCGCGCGGGACGACACCGTATGAGATTGCGACGAGCATATCGCCACGGTTAGCCGCGGCGGTGGTGGTAGCGCGGATTCGTCCGCTGACTACGGTGACGACGGCTGCGGCGACGGGGGATGAAGAGAGCTCGGAGGCGGCCATGTACGGAGGCTCCGAAGCGGGAGAGCGGCTTGTCGACCTGACAGCCCCGCTTAATGAGGATATCGCACTTGAGCTGCTGAAGGAAAATGATGAGGCTTCGCTCAAGGTTGTGCGGCACTCTGCGGCGCACGTGATGGCGACGGCGATCCTGGAGCTGTTTCCGGAGACAAAGCTGGGACACGGGCCGGCGACGGACTCGGGTTTCTTTTATGACGTGTACCGCGAGACTCCTTTCACGGAAGCGGACCTGGCCGCGATCGAGGCGAAGATGGCCGAGGTCGTCGCTCGCGACGAGAAGTTCGTGCGCGAGCATGAGCCGCGGGAGAAGGGCCTGGAAGAGTACCGGCAGCACGGCGACTTTATGAAGGTGCACTTCATCGAGAAGTTCACCAAGCCGGGCGAAGAGATCTCGCTTTATAAGAACGGCAACTTTACGGACTTCTGCCGCGGGCCGCATGTGCCTTCGACGGGCCGCGTGAAGGCCTTCAAGGTGACTTCTGTTGCCGGAGCGTATTGGCTGGGCGATGAGAAGAACCAGCAGCTGCAGCGCGTGTATGGAACCGCGTTCTTCAACGGCAAGGACATGGAGGCGCACTTCAAGCGGCTGGAGGAGATCAAGGCACGCGATCATCGTGTGCTGGGCAAGCAGCTTGACCTGTTCTCGATCCAGGAGGTCGCGGGCGCGGGGCTGATCTTCTGGCATCCGAAGGGCGGGCTGATCCGCAAGACGATGGAAGACTGGATGCGCGATGAATGTATCCGTCGCGGTTACGATATGGTCTTCACGCCGCACATCATGCGGCGCGAGCTCTGGAAGATCTCGGGGCATGAGGGCTTCTACTCGCAGAACATGTATCCGCCGATGGAGCTGGATGACGCGGAGTACCGGCTGAAGCCGATGAACTGCCCTGGACACATCCTGATCTACAAAAATTCGCCCAAGAGTTATCGCGACCTGCCGCAACGGTATGCGGAGCTCGGCAATGTATATCGCTACGAGCGAAGCGGCACAATGCATGGGCTGCTGCGCGTGCGCGGGTTTACCCAGGACGACGCGCACATCTTCTGCACGCCGGAGCAGATTGAGAGCGAGATTGCGGCTTGCGTGGAGTTCGCCGACGAGGTGCTGAAGGCGTTCGGGTTTGTGGAGTTCAAGGTGGAGCTTTCGACGTGGGACCCGAAAGACACGAAGAGTTATGTAGGTTCGGCCGATCACTGGGAGATGGCGGTTGGCTCGCTTAAAAAAGTTCTTGATGCGAAGCAGATTCCTTATCGCGAGATTCCGGGCGAGGCGGCGTTCTACGGGCCGAAGATCGATATCAAGCTGGTCGATGTGCTGGGTCGTCTGTGGCAGTTGTCGACGGTGCAGTTCGACTTCAACCTGCCGCAGCGGTTTGAGTTGGAGTACACGGGCGAGGACGGCGAGAAGCATCGCCCGGTGATGGTGCATCGCGCTCTGTTCGGTTCGGTGGAGAGGTTCTTCGGCGTGCTGATCGAGCACTACGCGGGAGCGTTTCCGATGTGGCTGGCTCCAGTGCAGGTTGGCATCGTTCCGATCAGCGAAAAGCATCTTGAGTATGCGCAGAAGGTGAAGCAGCAGCTTGAGGCCGCGGGGCTGCGTGTGGAGGTGGATGCGCGCAACGAGAAGATGAATGCGAAGATTCGCGAGTTCACGATGCAGAAGGTTCCTTTTGTGCTGGTGATGGGGGACAAGGAAGCGGCTGCGGATGCGGTGAGCGTGCGGACGCGGGGCAAGGGCGATGAGGGTTCTGTGCCGCTGGCTGCATTTATCGAACGCGCGAAGGGTCTGGTGGCTTCGCGGGGTACTGCTTTGTAA
- a CDS encoding linear amide C-N hydrolase, with translation MLRHTGFFRTATFLASTLALILPQPVDACSRAVFLGDNGTVITGRTMDWKVDVGTNLWIFPRGIHHTGKANPRSLAWTSKYGSVIASGYEAATTDGMNEKGLVANALWLVESKYPDISSTTKPLLPLSIWAQYVLDNFATVQEAVSALEKEPFLVWTTKVPGEETLATLHFSISDPTGDSAIIEYIKGHQVIHHNRSYQVMTNSPIFEEQLALQQYWKQIGGTIFLPGTNRAADRFARASFYINTIPKSDTPDIEVASVFSVMRNVSVPYGINTPDEPNISSTRWRTVADQKRLIYCFESALTPNTFWVNLHDVDFSPTSGTRKLDLGPNQTHTFSGNVAKDFKEAKSFSFLGY, from the coding sequence ATGCTGAGACACACAGGATTCTTCCGAACCGCCACCTTCCTCGCCTCCACCCTCGCCCTGATCCTTCCTCAGCCCGTCGACGCCTGCAGCCGCGCCGTCTTCCTCGGCGATAACGGAACCGTCATCACCGGCCGCACCATGGACTGGAAGGTCGATGTCGGAACCAACCTCTGGATCTTTCCCCGCGGCATCCACCACACAGGCAAGGCCAATCCCCGCTCCCTCGCGTGGACCTCGAAGTACGGCAGCGTCATCGCCAGCGGCTACGAAGCCGCAACCACCGACGGCATGAACGAGAAAGGCCTCGTCGCCAACGCCCTCTGGCTCGTCGAATCCAAGTACCCCGACATCAGCTCCACCACCAAGCCCCTCCTTCCGCTCTCCATCTGGGCCCAGTACGTCCTCGATAACTTCGCCACTGTGCAGGAGGCCGTCTCCGCCCTCGAGAAAGAGCCCTTCCTCGTCTGGACCACCAAGGTCCCCGGCGAAGAGACCCTCGCCACCCTCCACTTCTCCATCTCCGACCCGACCGGCGACAGCGCCATCATCGAATACATCAAAGGCCATCAGGTCATCCATCACAACCGCAGCTATCAGGTGATGACCAACTCCCCCATCTTTGAGGAACAGCTCGCCCTGCAGCAGTACTGGAAGCAGATCGGGGGCACCATCTTCCTTCCCGGAACCAACCGCGCCGCCGACCGCTTCGCCCGCGCGTCCTTCTACATCAACACCATTCCCAAAAGCGACACGCCCGACATCGAAGTCGCCAGCGTCTTCAGCGTCATGCGCAACGTCTCTGTTCCCTACGGCATCAACACGCCCGACGAGCCCAACATCTCCTCCACGCGCTGGCGCACCGTCGCCGACCAGAAGCGCCTGATCTACTGCTTCGAATCCGCCCTCACCCCCAACACCTTCTGGGTCAACCTCCACGATGTCGACTTCTCCCCCACCTCCGGAACAAGAAAGCTCGACCTGGGCCCCAACCAGACCCACACCTTCTCCGGCAACGTAGCCAAAGACTTTAAAGAAGCCAAATCGTTCAGCTTCCTCGGCTACTAG
- a CDS encoding ATP-dependent DNA ligase, with product MHLPVQPTVAPMLAKRVDDIPSGDTWIFEPKWDGFRTIVFRDGDDLMLQSRDQKPLDRYFPELFEPLKAQLPSRCVLDGEIVIAASKGLDFDALQLRIHPAASRIKMLSQEIPASIVFFDLLALDDQDMTGEPFERRRTELESLLKKAKAPIHMTPATRDVATARDWFQRFEGAGLDGVMAKSLDGIYAPNKRTMLKVKHERDCDCVVAGFRWHKDAENEAIGSLLLGLYDTSGALQHVGVCASFTQKKRRELVDFLAPYRRDALKNHPWRSWAEAEGDNQRMPGGQSRWSQGKDLSWEPLRPELVVEVAYEHMQGTRFRHMAQFRRWRTDKPPEDCTYEQLEVVAPHELASIFATGR from the coding sequence GTGCACCTGCCTGTCCAGCCAACCGTCGCCCCCATGCTTGCCAAACGCGTCGACGACATCCCCAGCGGCGATACATGGATCTTCGAACCCAAGTGGGACGGCTTTCGCACCATCGTCTTCCGCGACGGCGATGATCTAATGCTGCAGAGCCGCGATCAGAAGCCGCTCGACCGCTACTTCCCTGAGCTATTCGAACCATTGAAAGCGCAGCTTCCCTCACGTTGCGTGCTCGACGGCGAGATCGTCATCGCCGCCAGCAAGGGCCTCGACTTCGACGCCCTGCAGCTCCGCATTCATCCCGCGGCCTCGCGGATCAAAATGCTCTCGCAGGAGATCCCCGCCTCCATCGTCTTCTTCGACCTGCTCGCCCTCGACGATCAGGACATGACCGGCGAACCCTTCGAGCGGCGCCGCACTGAACTGGAGTCCTTGCTCAAAAAAGCAAAAGCCCCCATCCACATGACACCCGCAACGCGCGATGTCGCCACCGCACGCGACTGGTTCCAGCGCTTCGAAGGCGCTGGCCTCGACGGCGTGATGGCCAAGTCCTTAGACGGCATCTACGCGCCCAACAAGCGCACCATGCTGAAGGTGAAGCACGAGCGCGACTGCGATTGCGTCGTCGCCGGTTTCCGCTGGCACAAGGACGCGGAGAACGAGGCCATCGGCTCGCTTCTGCTCGGCCTCTACGACACCTCAGGCGCGCTTCAGCACGTCGGCGTCTGCGCCAGCTTTACCCAGAAGAAACGCCGCGAGCTGGTCGACTTCCTAGCACCCTACCGCCGCGACGCCCTCAAGAATCATCCCTGGCGAAGCTGGGCCGAAGCGGAGGGCGACAACCAGCGCATGCCCGGCGGACAGTCCCGCTGGAGCCAGGGCAAGGACCTCTCGTGGGAGCCGCTGCGTCCCGAACTCGTTGTCGAGGTCGCCTACGAACATATGCAGGGGACACGCTTCCGTCACATGGCGCAGTTCCGCCGCTGGCGCACCGACAAGCCGCCCGAGGACTGCACCTACGAGCAGCTTGAGGTCGTCGCCCCGCACGAGCTAGCCAGCATCTTCGCCACCGGCCGCTGA